caaagatgaagaaacccttgattgaatatttgatcaaaataCTACCTTGtgtaaatcccacctgaatttagagactatctccagaatagatttgacacactgaatactAACGATCAAATACTAGACgaattgtgagatgacatcaagacatcatacacgaagagagcaaaaggtcattaaaaagaaaggaaagaaagaaaagacaaatatggatgtaagaagagactgtgaaacttgctcttgaacatagagtagcaaaagtgaacagaagatatgatcacataaaagagctaaacagaagatttcaaaaggtggcttgagaagacaaagtaaagtattatagtgaaatctGCAAAGAACTGgatggagttagaaagccaaaagggaaaaatacgttcagcatttctcaagctaaaagaagtaaagaaaaaattcaagccttaacttgcaatactgaaggattttatgggcaaaatattgaaaaatacaggaagcattaaaagaaaatggaaggaatacacagagtcactgtgccaaaaagaactgattgatgttcaaccatttcaggaggtagcatatgatcaagaactgatggcattgcaggaagaaatccaagctgcactgaaggcattggagaaaaacaaagctccaggaatagatggaatacaaattgagatgtttcaataaaaggatgcagcactggaggtgcttattcctctatgctaagaaatttggaagacagttatctggtcaactgactggaagagatgcatatttgtatctattccaaaggaaggtaatccaacagaaagcagaaattatcaaagaagatcattcatatcacacacaagtaaaatgctgaagataattcaaaagtggttgcagcagtacatctacagggaactgtcagaaattccagccagaatcagaagaggatgaggaatgaGAGATGCCATTGCTGATGTataatggatcctggctgaaagcagagaacaccagaaagatgtatacctgtgtttaaccaattatgcaaaggcattcgactgtgaatcataacaaattgtggataatgctgccaagaatgggattccagaacacttaattgtgctcatgaggaacctgtacacagacctagagacagtcatttgaacagaacaaggggatactgcatggttaatgTCAGGAAAAGTATGTATcaaggttctatcctttcaccatactatttAATCTGTAGACTGAGCAAATTAttcgagaaggtggactatatgtaaaagaatgtggcatcaagattggaggaaggctcattaatagcCTATGATatacagatgtcacaaccttagttgccaaaagtgaagagaacttgaggcaTTCATTGataaggatcaaagaccacagccttcagtatggattacacctcaacataaagaaaacaaaaatcctcacaactggaccaataggccacgtcatgataaatggagaaaagactgaagttgtcaaggatttcattttacttgcatccacaatcaatgcccatggaagtagcagtcaagaaatcaaacgacatgtaCTGCAGGAATGTATCAATCTCCGGTCATTTTCAAACCCTCTAGATGACGTTTATGTTGCTAGTTTTATATTAATGATTGAAAAACCAGGAAGGCAGTGAGATAAAGCAATTCCTTCACTGCAGCTGCTGAAAAGCAAATAAAGGATTTAATCCAATATCTCTGACTAGGCAACCACTTTCATGACTTGAAGGCAAGTATCTTGTGAAGAGATACAAATAGCTCAGAGtggtaaaaaggaaggaaagaaagtaatACCTTCCTAGTTGTAGCAGCTGTTACGGACTGTTGCGCATATTACCCCCTCTTAATCCTCAAGGCTTTTTGATTAGGAAGTTTTGTTTCCCCAATCTTAAATGTGTTGTAAAGGAATCTTGAAGTGCTTAGACAAACTTACAAAGGCTCTTTAGATTTTAAGTGAAAATCCAGGAACGAAACCCAAGACTGGCTGATTTTAACTATAAACCTGGTTCACTTATTCTGTCTTATTACAATTCCCAAATCTAGTGGTAGTTTCAAACTTAAGATTTCAGTTTTTCTTAGCATAGTGTCCTTGAGAGACAGACGGATAAGAAAAGtcctttatttaaagaaatagccTATGAAGACAGAGTATATAAGATTAATTAATGATATTCCTAATGTAGTTATCAGAAAAAATAACATGATTTTATTAGTCTTTGTTTTTAATCAATGTTGTCCCTTTGAGAAgttttattcctttaatttctataCTTTTATCACACtgatttataaaatttttatctACCTCTAGAGAAGCTTCTCTTGCTTTTCAGATGTTACTTTTTGCTCAGCCTTGAGGGATTATTTGAAATCCAGACAAATTCCTCTCACCCACTGCAGAAATCAGTTTAGAAACCAAAGTATTCATCTCAGGTAACAGAAAAGAAAAGTACCTGTCAGTCAATTAAAAATGTAGCAGTCTTGGAAACAACTGGGGCCTATTTCTTGAAAGTATTTAAGGTAAGATGAGGGTTCTCTGTCAAATGGAGGTAACTTAACAACTTTGGGACCTAAATCACCTTCCTGCATATTTATCTGAACAAATACATTTCTTTCCGAATTCACTGCATGCCAGAAACACCAAATCATTAATAATTTGGTTCatgaatataataataatttttttactaGTAGATTTGCACCAtggtacatatttaaaaaaaaaaaaaattttttttttttaggaagtaaaTTCTGATGACCTATCCAAAAACATTTTGTTGGTTTTCCCTGTTCAAGAAGTAAAAGACTGAGATTAAGAATTCCTAAACATCCACTTCCCCCCAGGACCTTTGTATTTtagttaaaaactaaaaaaattttaaacatgcaGACACTTCTATTTATGTCCTTAAGGCCTGTACATATAAAAATGGATTTTTAAGCTCTATTCAATTTTAATGTGGATTGGTATTTGTCCAGATAGTTTTGATGGCCAAATACTGTGAATAACCTTAGTATTTAACTATGAAACTAACTTCCCACACTTGGAAAATATGTGTGTAGATGCAATTACCGAAGACGCAACTGCGGCATTCCATCCAGTGGCTGGCACAATTGGACTATGACTTAAGGGGATTTGCAAAGCTAGGAAACAGCCAATTTCCCTCAAGTACTCCTTACAGTGACCCACTTTTAGGGTTAAGGCACTTACTCCCCAAATCTCATACTAAAATGGCAAATAAAGTTGGGGTAGGTGATAAGATACAAGGCACTTGCTATGGTTTTCTTTATAACAGCTATTACATCAGAAATAATTGACTCTATGGAAcctaaacatatatataaattacaaAGAATGAGTAAGCGGTATATAAAAGAAGTGCCTCATGAGTGAGAGGGAGGGAGTGTCTTATAGGACTTTATGTTGGGGCTCAGGAAGCAGGGGAAAGAATGAGAGGACAGATTGGGAGGAGAGAAAATGACGGGGAAATGGGAGATGGTCTTTCCTACGTGTTCACATTAAAACTTCCTCGGTCCCATCCCTGATAGCATCAAGTTCCTCAGGGCCCCTGTGACATCTTTATTCCAGAGGCTATAAATGAAGGAGTTCAACACAGGGGTGATGATGGTGTAAAAAGCAGACACCGTCATGTCCTGCTTACCTGTGTGGTAGGACCTGGGGAGCATATTGGTGTATATGCTAgcaccaaaaaagagcagcactACCACCATGTGGGAGGAACAGGTGGCAAAGGCCTTTCTGCGGCCCTCTGCTGAATTTATGCTGTGGATGAGGCGCAGGATGAGAACGTATGAGCCAGATACACTAATGATGGGGATTAGGATCATTAGGATACAGCACAGGTACATGAACGTTTCATAAAGGGGGATGTTGGAGCAGGAGAGCTTCAGCAAGGTGGGGGCCTCACAGAAAAAGTTCATGATTTTTCTAAACTGACAAAAAGGTAAACTCATGGTCATTGCGGTGAGCAACAAACCATCAGACATTCCCAGGAACCAGCATCCAGACATGAAGAGATGGCAGACTCTCTGGTTCATGAGCAGTGGGTAATGGAGAGGTCTGCAAATGGCAGCATATAGGTCATAGGCCATGGCACTTAGGAGGAAAACCTCAGCTCCAGCGAGGGTGAGATAGGAGAACATCTGGACCCCACAACCCAAGTGGGAAATTGTATTATCTCCAGTAACCTGGTCCACGAGCATCTTGGGCACTGTCGCACACACGTACATGAGGTCTATGAGGGAGAGCTGGCTGatgaagaagtacatgggagtgtgaagGCGGGGCTCCCTGTGGATCAGGAGGATGAGAAGGGCATTCCCAGTTAGGGCCATCAAGAAAAGGACAAAGGTCAAGGTATAGAGGAAGACTGCATATTTAGTTTGATCAAAGAGCCCCATGAGGATAAAATAGGTGCTTAATGTTTGATTCTCTGAAGTTTGATTCCCTGAGTACATGGTTCAGCTTACAGTTTTCACCTGGGAGAGAAGAATAAGTTAcactgttttttaaatctttcatatatatatatatatatatatatatatatatttcccctgGGAGATGGTTGATTGGTGCGAAAAATCACACTCCTAACCTCTACAGCAAATAGTTTCCAGCTATACCCTGAATATTCTATCTAGAGTATGCTTTATCAAACTACACGTTGAAGCATCAACTACTTTCACCATTGTAGGGcaaagatgacatgattttaattCATCTGACACGTTAGCAAAGCTTAGATCATTCATTTCTTCATGTTAGGGAATTGAGGTAATTTCCCCTTATTACATTCTTTTGAATACGACTATGGAAAACTATAGAGCAAGCATAAAAAGCATTGGTTAACTAAGGagaaattttcaatttttcttgTTGTTCATATTCCCCATACTCTTCCCTGAAgctcttactttttaaaaaatcctctccTAATCCGCCATTTTTGTAGctgttgtttttccatttttttcttctcagtcaCATAGTAACTTTCCACTCAAGGTACATACATATGGGAATCAAATACGATTGTCAATTAGGTGTCACAGTTATCAAAACACAAACCCCATCTTTGTCATGaggaaattttacatttttaagcagttttgttttttccagtttGTAAAGCATATTTTCATATTTGATACTTATTAAGAAAACTCTCATTCTTTGTAAAAATACACCTGAATATCAGAAAGCCAGAATCATGCAGAACATAAATACTATAATCAGAACTTGAACTCACAGTCAATTTAGAACCCTTTTCTCCTCCAACATATTTTATATTTGGACCCTATTTGTCTGTGCCACCCTATGTCATCCAATGATAGCTTTAGGTGCTTTACAGTGTTATCAACAATATTAACTATTGAGGGGAGGGTTATATCTGCGGTTCAAGTCCCTTCTTCCTGCCAACTGGAAGGTTTAAAAGCCCAGTTTACATTCACATGGAAAACATAGTTACTGTAAGACTGCTTCCTAATTGTGTATCTAAGTTCGTCATAATGGATCCCAAACTCAGGAAGTCTGTATATATGTTATACATCAATTAACAGTTTATTAAGTTCATCTGTAACAATAAACACAAAAAATTTGGGAAAATAAATGACTAAATAGGCAACAAAGTGCTTCATTATCCTTGGTCCCAAAGAGATTTGGGTGAGCAGAGCTCCAGTACCCCCTGCCAGATGCACAAGGTGGTCAAGAAATAAACACtgggttatttatttttgtgcAGCAGCATAACCTGAGCCATTATGACTGATCCGCCATTGCATTTAATATTGCAGAACCATATACCCATATTACTTACCTGCCTCCATTGCTTTATTTTATTACCATAACATATATCATCTAACAcac
The window above is part of the Elephas maximus indicus isolate mEleMax1 chromosome 2, mEleMax1 primary haplotype, whole genome shotgun sequence genome. Proteins encoded here:
- the LOC126068145 gene encoding olfactory receptor 2T3-like; protein product: MYSGNQTSENQTLSTYFILMGLFDQTKYAVFLYTLTFVLFLMALTGNALLILLIHREPRLHTPMYFFISQLSLIDLMYVCATVPKMLVDQVTGDNTISHLGCGVQMFSYLTLAGAEVFLLSAMAYDLYAAICRPLHYPLLMNQRVCHLFMSGCWFLGMSDGLLLTAMTMSLPFCQFRKIMNFFCEAPTLLKLSCSNIPLYETFMYLCCILMILIPIISVSGSYVLILRLIHSINSAEGRRKAFATCSSHMVVVLLFFGASIYTNMLPRSYHTGKQDMTVSAFYTIITPVLNSFIYSLWNKDVTGALRNLMLSGMGPRKF